One window from the genome of Rhizobium sp. NZLR1 encodes:
- a CDS encoding 1-aminocyclopropane-1-carboxylate deaminase, whose protein sequence is MSLLEKFERYPLTFGPTPIEHLPRLTAALGGKVDIYAKRDDCNSGLAMGGNKLRKLEYIVPDAIASGADTLVSIGGVQSNHTRMVAATAAKIGMKCVVIQEKWVPHYDAVYDRVGNILMTKLMGADSRLVEDGFDIGIRKSWEDAIQSVEDAGGKPYAIPAGASVHKFGGLGYVGFAEEVAAQEKDLGFIFDYIIVCVVTGSTQGGMIVGFAALDRADRVIGIDASGTLQQTRDQVRKIVDATSELVNLGRSVREDEIVINPDYAYPAYGVPSEETNEAIRLAARTEAMITDPVYEGKSMQGMIDLARKGFFPEGSKVLYAHLGGAPALNGYSYYYKDG, encoded by the coding sequence ATGTCACTGTTGGAAAAGTTCGAACGCTACCCGCTCACCTTCGGCCCAACGCCGATCGAGCACCTGCCGCGGCTGACTGCGGCGCTGGGCGGCAAGGTCGACATCTATGCCAAGCGCGACGACTGCAATTCCGGCCTCGCCATGGGCGGCAATAAGCTCAGGAAGCTCGAATATATCGTGCCCGACGCGATCGCCTCCGGCGCGGATACGCTGGTGTCGATCGGTGGGGTCCAGTCGAATCATACCCGCATGGTGGCTGCGACTGCGGCGAAGATCGGCATGAAATGTGTCGTCATCCAGGAGAAATGGGTACCGCACTACGATGCGGTCTATGACCGTGTCGGCAATATCCTGATGACGAAACTGATGGGCGCCGACAGCCGGCTGGTCGAGGATGGGTTCGACATCGGCATCCGCAAGAGCTGGGAGGATGCGATTCAGTCGGTAGAGGATGCGGGCGGCAAGCCCTACGCGATCCCGGCTGGCGCTTCGGTACACAAGTTCGGAGGCCTCGGCTATGTCGGCTTCGCCGAGGAAGTCGCGGCACAGGAAAAGGACCTCGGCTTCATCTTCGACTATATCATCGTCTGCGTTGTCACCGGTTCAACCCAGGGCGGAATGATCGTCGGCTTTGCCGCACTAGACAGGGCCGACCGGGTGATTGGCATCGATGCCTCGGGCACCCTCCAGCAGACGCGGGATCAGGTGCGGAAGATCGTCGATGCGACCTCGGAACTCGTGAACCTTGGTCGGTCGGTGCGTGAAGACGAGATCGTCATCAACCCTGACTACGCCTATCCCGCCTATGGAGTGCCCTCGGAGGAGACCAACGAGGCGATCCGGCTCGCGGCGCGCACCGAGGCGATGATTACCGACCCAGTCTATGAGGGAAAGTCGATGCAGGGGATGATCGATCTCGCACGCAAGGGCTTCTTCCCCGAGGGCTCGAAGGTGCTGTACGCCCATCTCGGCGGCGCCCCGGCGCTCAACGGCTATAGCTATTACTACAAGGACGGGTGA
- a CDS encoding MarR family transcriptional regulator, producing MNEAVRIFENRIIENLKAKGHSELTAAHINLTRNLDEDGTRLTELARRASLTKQSMSELVDQVERTGLIEKRQDPADGRAKLVCFTDSGFVWLEAFHQSLEVAEGEMRDQLGPAMVDLMVEALGKYVECQINKEIDQVD from the coding sequence ATGAATGAGGCCGTCAGGATATTCGAGAACAGGATCATCGAAAATCTGAAAGCCAAAGGGCATTCCGAACTTACCGCGGCACACATTAATCTAACCCGAAACCTCGACGAGGACGGGACCAGGCTCACTGAACTCGCGCGACGCGCCTCTCTCACAAAGCAATCGATGAGTGAACTGGTCGATCAGGTGGAACGAACCGGCCTCATTGAAAAACGCCAAGATCCCGCCGACGGCAGGGCAAAGCTCGTATGCTTCACAGACAGCGGCTTCGTTTGGCTGGAGGCCTTTCATCAAAGCCTGGAGGTGGCAGAAGGTGAGATGCGTGATCAGCTCGGGCCGGCAATGGTCGATCTCATGGTGGAAGCACTCGGGAAATATGTAGAGTGTCAAATCAACAAAGAGATTGATCAAGTCGATTGA
- a CDS encoding methylenetetrahydrofolate reductase: protein MAMSQAIHLRDQSDVLDDFSVEVTTKDTAQLAAMSGAIPKGTIISIPFLSTESDADRIRAAKMVRQAGYVPLPHIAARRLESESMLSAMLSALVNDAQVSRLLLVAGDADPPKGPFLDTATILRSGILEQHGISNVSIAGHPEGHPVQNAAMLTSALLEKRLIMEAANIEWSIFTQFAFASEPVLAWIGELRRLGIEVPIHIGIPGPASVRTLLKFAAVCGVSASTSVLKKYGLSITQLLSSAGPDALVNEYATGLSNAEYGDVRLHFYPFGGLHKTVDWLQEYRTRPS, encoded by the coding sequence ATGGCTATGTCGCAAGCAATACATCTCCGAGACCAGAGCGATGTACTGGATGACTTTTCGGTGGAAGTGACGACAAAAGATACCGCACAGCTGGCGGCCATGTCTGGCGCGATCCCCAAAGGCACGATCATCTCGATTCCGTTTCTGTCAACGGAAAGCGATGCCGACCGGATTAGGGCGGCCAAAATGGTCCGACAGGCGGGATACGTACCCTTGCCTCACATTGCCGCCAGACGTCTGGAGTCGGAATCCATGCTATCGGCAATGCTGTCGGCGCTTGTCAATGACGCCCAGGTGAGCCGATTGCTCCTAGTCGCGGGCGATGCCGACCCTCCCAAGGGCCCGTTCTTGGATACCGCTACGATCTTACGTAGCGGTATCCTCGAACAGCATGGGATCAGCAATGTCTCGATAGCCGGGCATCCGGAAGGACACCCGGTCCAGAACGCTGCCATGCTCACCAGTGCGCTGCTGGAAAAGCGACTAATCATGGAAGCAGCAAATATCGAGTGGTCGATTTTCACTCAGTTTGCGTTCGCATCGGAACCCGTACTTGCCTGGATAGGTGAACTGCGTCGATTGGGTATCGAAGTCCCGATCCACATCGGTATTCCTGGCCCGGCAAGCGTCAGAACGCTATTGAAATTTGCAGCGGTTTGCGGCGTTTCCGCATCCACATCCGTCCTCAAGAAGTACGGTCTATCGATCACTCAGTTGTTGTCGAGCGCGGGGCCAGACGCTCTGGTCAATGAGTATGCTACCGGCTTGAGCAACGCCGAATATGGCGATGTTCGTCTGCATTTCTATCCGTTTGGAGGACTACACAAAACAGTGGACTGGTTGCAAGAGTACCGGACGCGACCTTCCTAA
- a CDS encoding branched-chain amino acid ABC transporter permease has translation MSLILSIVVDGVAYGMILFMISVGLSITMGLMRIINLAHGGFALLGGAAVHLLTTRLDVAFIPAFLVAVLAVVLVSVLLERLLYRHIYGFNELGQVLATIGIVFIMIATVNLFLGSTILPLGAPAIFTTPIDLGFRTLPFHRLVVIISGLLVLAGLWLLMEKTRFGIYLRAAVDNRIAAASLGINTPLVYLVAFATGAGLAAVGGILGAELLPIEAYYPLRYMVLFLIVVSVGGLGSISGSFLASISLGILDTAGRYLLPGIGTIFFFVAIVVLLALRPNGLMGKAQ, from the coding sequence ATGTCCCTCATTCTAAGTATCGTCGTCGATGGCGTCGCCTACGGGATGATATTGTTCATGATTTCCGTCGGGCTTTCGATCACGATGGGGCTCATGCGCATTATCAACCTCGCGCACGGCGGGTTTGCCCTGCTTGGCGGCGCAGCCGTTCATCTGCTCACCACACGTCTGGACGTAGCGTTCATTCCGGCGTTCCTCGTCGCCGTTCTTGCGGTTGTCCTCGTTTCCGTGCTTCTCGAGCGGCTGCTCTATCGCCACATCTATGGCTTCAACGAGCTGGGCCAGGTGTTGGCGACCATTGGAATCGTCTTCATCATGATCGCAACCGTCAATCTGTTCCTGGGCTCCACGATCCTGCCGCTTGGCGCCCCGGCGATTTTCACGACACCGATCGATCTCGGGTTCAGGACGCTACCGTTCCACCGGCTGGTCGTTATCATTTCCGGTTTGCTTGTGCTGGCCGGTCTCTGGTTGCTGATGGAAAAAACAAGGTTCGGCATCTACTTGCGCGCAGCTGTCGACAACAGGATTGCGGCCGCCTCGCTCGGCATCAACACGCCGCTCGTCTATCTCGTTGCATTCGCCACCGGCGCCGGTCTCGCGGCGGTAGGAGGTATACTCGGTGCGGAACTGCTTCCGATCGAGGCCTACTATCCGCTTCGTTATATGGTGCTGTTCCTGATTGTTGTGTCTGTGGGTGGACTTGGCAGCATTTCCGGCTCCTTCCTTGCTTCGATTAGCCTTGGTATTCTCGATACTGCTGGTCGCTATCTATTGCCGGGCATTGGTACCATCTTCTTTTTCGTGGCGATTGTGGTGTTGCTCGCGCTTCGGCCCAACGGTCTGATGGGGAAAGCGCAATGA
- a CDS encoding branched-chain amino acid ABC transporter permease, which translates to MDPVLSTSPRRAPTALSFLIPSISVVVGASLAFLIFPYDLSFLTRIVIMMIFVVSFDLILGQAGIATLGHAAMYGCGAYAAGLISLHLSPDPLLGLLVGAVAGAVMAWISGLVLLRTHGITLLMISIAVTMVLQETASQARWLTGGADGLAGITVGPLLGLYEFDFVGQVAFIYSVSILAAVLLLCQVLIGSPFGLALRGIEGSASRMRAIGTPVYRRKVTVYVIAGAIAGIAGALAAQVTGLVGIEVFNFSLSADVMVMLILGGAGRLYGALVGTLLFMVVHHVAASIDPLNWLFVIGFMLLIVVFVLPKGLVALPGRLARLLRRTS; encoded by the coding sequence ATGGACCCCGTCCTTTCGACGTCGCCGAGGCGCGCGCCGACCGCCCTGAGCTTCCTCATCCCGTCCATTTCCGTCGTGGTCGGTGCGAGCCTTGCCTTTCTGATATTCCCGTACGACCTGTCGTTTCTAACCCGGATCGTCATCATGATGATCTTCGTCGTGTCATTCGACCTCATTCTCGGGCAGGCGGGAATAGCAACACTTGGTCACGCGGCCATGTATGGATGCGGCGCCTATGCCGCGGGACTAATTTCGCTTCACCTGTCGCCCGACCCGCTGCTCGGGCTCCTGGTCGGTGCCGTGGCGGGCGCAGTGATGGCGTGGATTTCCGGGCTTGTCCTGCTTCGCACCCACGGCATAACTCTGTTGATGATTTCGATAGCCGTGACCATGGTTCTTCAGGAGACCGCATCCCAGGCACGTTGGCTAACGGGCGGCGCCGACGGCCTGGCCGGCATCACGGTTGGACCGCTGCTGGGGCTGTACGAATTCGATTTTGTTGGACAGGTCGCCTTCATCTACAGCGTGTCCATTCTTGCGGCCGTTTTACTGCTCTGTCAGGTTCTGATCGGCTCCCCGTTTGGGCTCGCTCTTCGAGGAATTGAAGGCAGCGCCAGCCGGATGCGCGCAATCGGTACGCCGGTCTATCGCCGAAAGGTGACGGTCTACGTTATCGCCGGCGCTATTGCCGGAATTGCCGGCGCCCTTGCGGCCCAGGTGACAGGCCTGGTTGGCATCGAAGTGTTCAATTTCTCCTTGTCTGCCGACGTTATGGTGATGCTGATCCTGGGAGGAGCCGGACGGCTGTATGGCGCGCTGGTCGGGACATTGCTCTTCATGGTGGTCCATCATGTCGCGGCAAGCATCGATCCCTTGAACTGGCTCTTCGTGATCGGCTTCATGCTTCTCATCGTGGTCTTCGTGCTCCCAAAGGGTCTAGTTGCTCTTCCAGGTCGCTTGGCGCGATTGCTCAGGAGGACGTCATGA
- a CDS encoding Lrp/AsnC ligand binding domain-containing protein, whose product MKESSTEDFDRIDLKILRALQSEGRLSNADLAERVNVSAATCHRRTQRLFEEGYITGVRAEVAPGAVGLGAMVMVGVVLDRSTPESFGAFEGAVMELKEVLDCNLVAGDFDYLLKIRVRDMADFNKLHGQKLIALPGVRQTRTFFVMKEVKENARLPF is encoded by the coding sequence ATGAAAGAGTCTTCCACAGAGGATTTCGATAGGATAGACCTCAAGATTTTGCGCGCCCTGCAATCGGAGGGCCGGCTCAGCAATGCCGATCTCGCCGAGCGCGTGAATGTCAGTGCTGCAACTTGCCACAGGCGAACTCAACGCCTCTTCGAGGAGGGCTACATTACCGGCGTGCGGGCGGAAGTCGCGCCGGGCGCCGTAGGCCTCGGCGCGATGGTCATGGTTGGCGTGGTACTGGATCGCTCCACGCCTGAGAGCTTTGGTGCCTTTGAGGGCGCGGTCATGGAGCTGAAGGAAGTACTGGACTGCAATTTGGTCGCCGGAGATTTCGATTATCTCCTGAAAATCCGCGTCCGCGACATGGCCGATTTCAACAAGCTCCACGGCCAGAAGCTGATCGCCCTCCCAGGCGTGCGCCAGACGCGCACCTTCTTCGTGATGAAGGAAGTCAAGGAGAACGCGAGGTTGCCCTTCTAG
- a CDS encoding ABC transporter substrate-binding protein, with the protein MTFSKSTLYLVASAAFFVTGTLAQAETIKVGVIATFSGPNAIWGKQFREAIDVYVAQHGDEVGGHKIQFIYKDVGGPNADASKAAALELLVRDGVKYLAGFDFTPNAVAVAPLTKQAKVPAVIFNAATSSINKQSDFFLRTSFTLTQLAQPAAEWAAKNGSKKVVTAVSDYNPGIDAETAFSASFEKDGGAVLEKIRMPLQTNDFAPFMQRIKSSGADTVFTFLPVGPATFAFTKAYNENGLKAAGVSFLGGGETDETTLDALGDQAIGLVTAYHYSDVHDSALNKSFVAKLQELHPGSRANMASIGAYDGAELIYRMIKAAGSDGTKAIEAAKGMEWESPRGPVKMDPVSRTVVQNVYLRRVEKGADGKLVNREFATVPNVPDLGFNP; encoded by the coding sequence ATGACATTTTCGAAATCGACGTTGTATCTCGTCGCATCGGCTGCGTTTTTCGTAACCGGCACGCTCGCTCAAGCCGAGACGATCAAGGTCGGCGTTATCGCTACATTCTCCGGGCCAAACGCAATCTGGGGCAAGCAATTCCGCGAAGCGATCGATGTCTATGTCGCGCAGCACGGAGACGAGGTTGGCGGTCACAAAATTCAGTTCATCTACAAGGACGTTGGCGGACCCAACGCCGACGCCAGCAAGGCAGCGGCCCTGGAACTTCTTGTCCGCGACGGCGTGAAGTATCTTGCTGGATTTGACTTCACCCCCAATGCCGTTGCGGTCGCTCCCCTGACAAAGCAGGCAAAGGTGCCGGCGGTGATTTTCAATGCCGCGACATCATCGATCAACAAGCAGTCGGACTTCTTTCTCCGCACAAGTTTTACGTTGACGCAGCTCGCTCAACCGGCAGCCGAGTGGGCGGCCAAAAATGGCTCCAAGAAAGTCGTGACTGCCGTTTCGGATTACAATCCCGGCATTGATGCAGAAACGGCCTTCTCCGCCTCTTTTGAGAAAGACGGCGGGGCGGTTCTCGAAAAGATCCGAATGCCGCTTCAGACCAATGATTTCGCGCCATTCATGCAGCGTATCAAGAGTTCCGGTGCCGATACCGTCTTCACTTTCCTGCCGGTGGGCCCTGCGACGTTCGCTTTCACCAAGGCCTATAATGAAAATGGCCTGAAAGCTGCTGGCGTTTCTTTCCTTGGCGGTGGCGAGACCGACGAGACCACACTTGATGCGCTTGGAGACCAAGCTATCGGCCTGGTGACCGCATACCACTACTCCGATGTCCACGATTCTGCGCTGAACAAAAGCTTTGTCGCAAAACTGCAGGAACTTCATCCGGGCTCGCGCGCCAACATGGCATCAATCGGCGCCTATGACGGCGCGGAGTTGATCTACCGGATGATCAAGGCTGCAGGGTCTGACGGCACAAAAGCCATCGAGGCGGCCAAGGGCATGGAATGGGAAAGCCCACGCGGGCCGGTGAAGATGGATCCGGTCTCACGGACGGTGGTGCAGAATGTCTATCTTCGGCGTGTTGAAAAAGGCGCGGACGGCAAACTGGTCAATCGGGAGTTCGCGACTGTCCCGAACGTACCGGACCTCGGCTTCAATCCCTGA
- a CDS encoding ABC transporter ATP-binding protein, whose product MNDGLSIVGLSKNFGGLQVARDLTLTLPRGSRTALIGPNGAGKTTFANLLTGVLKPTSGKIVLNGQDIGSLSESARVRAGVAKTFQITNLFRDLTVRENLRLPILEREGRTHQFFRRADGWSDIEAEIARLMQDLNIQPLADKPVRGLAYGQQRLVELALTLAVKPKVLILDEPAAGVPSTESHFIVEAIKRLPQDLSVLIIEHDMQLVFEVADRIIVLVNGAILMEGTPDEVVANKQVRELYLGAGHV is encoded by the coding sequence ATGAACGACGGGCTTTCCATTGTTGGGCTTTCGAAAAATTTCGGAGGCCTGCAGGTCGCCCGGGACCTGACTCTCACGTTGCCGCGGGGCTCGCGCACCGCACTGATCGGGCCAAATGGTGCCGGCAAGACGACTTTCGCAAATCTCCTGACCGGTGTCCTGAAGCCGACATCGGGCAAGATCGTGCTGAACGGTCAGGATATAGGATCCCTGAGCGAATCGGCTCGGGTGAGGGCAGGCGTCGCGAAAACCTTCCAGATAACCAACCTGTTTCGCGACCTGACCGTTCGCGAAAACCTGCGGCTGCCGATACTGGAGCGGGAAGGCCGCACGCATCAGTTCTTTCGTCGGGCGGACGGGTGGAGCGATATCGAGGCTGAGATCGCCCGGTTGATGCAGGATCTCAATATCCAGCCGCTGGCAGACAAGCCGGTGCGTGGACTGGCTTACGGGCAGCAGCGGCTGGTGGAATTGGCACTGACACTGGCGGTGAAGCCGAAGGTTCTTATCCTGGACGAGCCGGCGGCAGGCGTACCCTCCACCGAAAGCCATTTCATCGTGGAGGCCATCAAGCGGCTTCCGCAGGATCTGTCGGTCCTCATCATCGAGCATGACATGCAGTTAGTGTTCGAGGTCGCAGACCGTATCATCGTGCTGGTGAATGGCGCGATCCTGATGGAGGGAACGCCCGACGAGGTTGTCGCCAACAAGCAGGTTCGCGAACTCTACCTGGGAGCGGGCCATGTCTGA
- a CDS encoding ABC transporter ATP-binding protein — protein MSDILLELDGVVAGYGDTHIIRNVSIRIPKGERLAIVGRNGVGKTTLLSTIMGQTRQHAGSIKLRGAAIDTLASHQRARLGIGIVPQTRDIFGSLTVEENLVAGLRNGSTLEEAYDLFPRLKERRSNGGRQLSGGEQQMLSIARALLGKPEIILLDEPLEGLAPVICEMLMDVFHKLADQGHTIVLVEQHVGLALKFAERVIALDQGKIVFEEEAAKLAANRTELDRFIGLSAQ, from the coding sequence ATGTCTGACATTCTCCTCGAACTGGACGGTGTCGTGGCCGGCTATGGCGATACCCATATCATCCGCAATGTTTCGATCCGCATTCCAAAAGGCGAGCGGCTGGCGATCGTTGGGAGAAACGGCGTCGGTAAAACCACCTTGCTCTCCACGATCATGGGCCAGACACGGCAACACGCCGGAAGCATTAAACTCAGGGGGGCGGCGATCGATACGCTCGCCTCGCATCAGAGGGCGAGACTGGGGATTGGCATCGTGCCGCAGACCCGCGACATTTTCGGATCGTTGACGGTCGAGGAGAACCTGGTTGCGGGACTTCGGAATGGATCGACTCTGGAAGAGGCTTACGATCTGTTTCCTCGGCTGAAGGAGCGTCGTTCCAACGGCGGGCGCCAGCTTTCCGGAGGCGAACAGCAAATGCTGTCGATTGCCCGTGCTCTTCTGGGAAAGCCGGAAATCATTTTGCTGGATGAGCCGCTGGAGGGGCTGGCACCGGTTATCTGCGAAATGCTGATGGACGTTTTCCACAAGCTGGCCGATCAGGGCCACACGATCGTTCTGGTGGAACAGCATGTCGGCCTGGCACTCAAGTTTGCAGAGCGCGTCATTGCGCTCGACCAAGGCAAGATCGTCTTTGAGGAAGAGGCGGCAAAACTGGCCGCCAATCGCACCGAACTCGACCGCTTTATCGGTCTTTCCGCCCAATAA
- a CDS encoding aminomethyltransferase family protein, giving the protein MVKANGARSLQDLVDEKANLVEYFYNDTLAPHYRARTGLTAAFIPPEFTNWRDEQRAWRETAILFDQSHHMPELMLKGPDAFRLLEKLGINSLANFTIDRAKQFVACTPRGHVIGDCVVYRLAEEKFELISGMPVLNWVQFNAEQGGYDVTIERDDPTPYNPTGRRWFYRFQLEGPNAGLIFNAAVEGGAPEIAFFRTAKVKIGGCEVLVLRHGMAGHLGAELSGPYEDMEKVRAALLRAGEAHGLKQGGTKTYFSTIFEFGWMPYPLPGIYTGEELRDFRQWLSGNGWEANAQLGGSFVSDNIEDYYVTPWDLGYGHILKFDHDFIGREALEALPVEKRRQKVTLVWNRDDVAAIFASCLGDGPRYKAIDLPVAYYGWPQFDEVRGRDGMLVGHSCHCGYSNNEGEMLSLAMLDVQNATPGTEVTLTWGEPRGGSRKPHVERHEQFKVRAVVAPVPYASSVQKMKRAAIS; this is encoded by the coding sequence ATGGTAAAGGCAAACGGCGCGCGATCACTACAGGATTTGGTCGACGAGAAAGCCAACCTCGTCGAGTATTTTTACAACGACACGCTTGCGCCCCATTACCGGGCGCGTACCGGGCTCACCGCTGCGTTCATTCCGCCGGAATTCACAAACTGGCGCGACGAGCAGCGTGCCTGGCGCGAGACCGCGATCCTGTTCGACCAGTCACACCACATGCCGGAACTGATGCTCAAAGGTCCCGATGCATTTCGTCTGCTTGAAAAGCTCGGCATCAACAGCCTGGCGAATTTTACGATCGACCGCGCCAAGCAATTCGTCGCTTGCACGCCACGCGGCCATGTCATCGGCGACTGCGTCGTCTACAGACTTGCCGAGGAAAAGTTCGAGCTGATCAGCGGCATGCCTGTCCTGAACTGGGTACAGTTTAACGCGGAACAAGGCGGCTACGACGTGACGATCGAGCGCGACGACCCGACGCCTTACAACCCGACCGGCAGGCGCTGGTTCTACCGTTTCCAGTTGGAAGGTCCCAATGCCGGCCTGATCTTCAACGCTGCGGTCGAGGGCGGCGCCCCGGAGATTGCATTCTTCAGAACCGCGAAGGTTAAAATCGGCGGATGCGAAGTGCTCGTTCTGCGGCATGGAATGGCGGGCCATCTGGGAGCAGAGCTTTCCGGACCGTACGAGGACATGGAAAAGGTGCGCGCCGCGCTGCTTAGAGCCGGTGAGGCGCATGGGCTGAAGCAGGGCGGGACGAAGACCTATTTTAGTACGATCTTCGAATTTGGCTGGATGCCTTACCCACTGCCGGGTATCTACACCGGGGAAGAGCTGCGCGATTTTCGCCAATGGCTATCTGGAAACGGTTGGGAAGCGAACGCCCAACTTGGCGGCAGCTTCGTCTCGGATAATATCGAAGATTACTACGTCACCCCGTGGGATCTCGGCTACGGCCATATTCTCAAGTTCGATCATGACTTCATCGGGCGCGAAGCCCTGGAAGCCCTGCCCGTGGAGAAGCGGCGCCAAAAGGTCACGCTGGTATGGAACCGCGACGACGTTGCGGCAATCTTTGCGTCTTGCCTCGGAGACGGGCCACGATACAAGGCTATAGACCTGCCGGTCGCCTATTATGGCTGGCCCCAGTTCGATGAGGTGCGGGGTCGGGATGGCATGCTCGTCGGTCACTCCTGCCATTGCGGTTACAGCAACAACGAAGGCGAAATGCTGTCTCTCGCCATGCTCGACGTCCAAAACGCGACTCCCGGGACGGAAGTGACGCTCACCTGGGGAGAGCCTCGTGGCGGGTCCCGGAAGCCGCATGTCGAACGGCACGAGCAGTTCAAGGTCAGAGCGGTCGTGGCGCCCGTTCCCTATGCAAGTTCCGTTCAAAAGATGAAGCGCGCTGCGATCAGCTGA
- a CDS encoding FAD-dependent oxidoreductase, protein MTHEVYDVAIAGGGPFGLMLANELGRRGVSTVLFDEKSSTAFNPQANATQARTMEHFRRLGFADEIRALGMPEDFPTDIAYFTRYARHELARFRLPSAKEAREKILTMTGSWSAAELPHRVSQKFVERVLRKHAEALSTVSVNYGWRISRFEDVGDAVTMTASQVGSESTRSVRAKYLIGGDGAKSFIRRTLGIRYQGDGGAVRDFFGGKMFALYLRCPQFYEVVPFAPAWMNVAFNPERRAFMAAVDGKGEFAFHTQLKEGESEDDISDAQALKMFQTVVGYPVEGEILSRGTWTAGFALVAEKFQAGRIFLGGDAVHLFTPAGGLGYNTAVDDAVNLGWKLASVVKGNAPSFLLDTYELERRPVAVRNTGFARAFAESIGNYVPKPDIEADSDLGSDLRREAGAYLEAHGRSEFNIPGVTFGARYDHSPIVLAEGEGQAPDLPEVYVPNAAPGGRAPHVWLNCQTSLFDRFGFEWTLLRLRPSSSPGTEFVTAARMAGMDLTVVDIKEDQLRAIYREPLVLIRPDQVIAWRGDGDGDAVQIIETVLGHIPAKR, encoded by the coding sequence GTGACTCACGAAGTTTACGATGTCGCTATCGCGGGTGGCGGTCCATTCGGACTGATGCTGGCCAATGAGCTTGGCCGCCGAGGCGTTTCAACCGTTCTTTTTGACGAGAAATCTTCGACGGCTTTTAATCCGCAGGCCAATGCCACTCAGGCCAGGACCATGGAGCATTTTCGACGCCTGGGATTTGCGGATGAGATCCGTGCACTCGGCATGCCTGAAGATTTTCCAACCGATATCGCATATTTCACGCGATATGCTCGCCATGAATTGGCGCGCTTTCGTCTTCCCTCAGCCAAAGAGGCGCGCGAGAAGATCCTGACAATGACAGGATCCTGGAGCGCGGCCGAATTGCCCCACCGTGTCTCTCAGAAGTTTGTCGAGCGAGTTCTGCGTAAGCACGCCGAAGCTCTGTCTACGGTTTCGGTGAACTACGGGTGGCGGATATCCCGGTTCGAAGACGTTGGTGACGCCGTGACCATGACCGCAAGTCAGGTCGGCTCCGAGAGCACGCGCTCCGTAAGAGCCAAGTATCTTATTGGAGGAGACGGCGCGAAAAGCTTCATACGTCGGACACTTGGCATTCGATATCAGGGCGATGGCGGGGCAGTCAGAGATTTCTTCGGCGGGAAAATGTTTGCCCTCTATCTTCGCTGCCCGCAGTTCTATGAGGTTGTTCCCTTTGCACCCGCCTGGATGAACGTGGCGTTCAATCCTGAGCGCCGGGCGTTTATGGCCGCCGTCGACGGCAAAGGCGAGTTTGCTTTTCACACCCAACTAAAGGAAGGCGAGAGCGAAGACGATATATCCGATGCGCAAGCGCTGAAGATGTTCCAGACGGTGGTCGGGTATCCCGTTGAGGGGGAAATTCTTTCTCGCGGCACCTGGACGGCCGGGTTTGCCCTTGTCGCCGAGAAGTTTCAGGCTGGGCGGATATTTCTCGGCGGTGACGCGGTTCATCTTTTTACGCCCGCCGGTGGCTTGGGGTACAATACGGCGGTGGATGACGCGGTCAATCTAGGTTGGAAACTCGCCTCTGTTGTGAAAGGAAATGCACCGTCATTCCTTCTCGATACCTATGAACTGGAGCGACGCCCGGTGGCCGTGCGAAACACCGGTTTCGCTCGGGCGTTCGCCGAATCCATCGGAAACTACGTCCCGAAACCCGACATCGAGGCGGACTCGGATCTCGGATCGGATTTGCGACGGGAAGCCGGCGCCTATCTGGAGGCACATGGGCGGTCCGAGTTCAACATACCCGGCGTGACGTTCGGCGCTCGCTACGACCATTCACCGATAGTCCTCGCCGAAGGGGAAGGACAAGCTCCGGACCTGCCGGAAGTCTACGTTCCAAATGCCGCGCCCGGGGGCAGAGCGCCCCATGTTTGGTTGAACTGTCAAACGTCATTGTTCGACCGATTTGGGTTTGAATGGACCCTCCTGCGGCTTCGCCCCTCCTCCTCGCCAGGAACCGAGTTCGTTACAGCCGCTAGAATGGCCGGAATGGATCTTACCGTCGTCGATATAAAAGAGGATCAACTCCGGGCAATTTATCGCGAGCCGCTTGTGCTCATTCGGCCAGACCAGGTCATCGCTTGGCGCGGAGATGGCGATGGCGACGCCGTTCAAATCATCGAGACTGTCCTGGGCCATATCCCAGCAAAGCGATGA